The genomic stretch CGCCTCTACAAGACGGGCGATCTGGCGCGCCGCCTGCCGAGCGGAGAGTTGGAATACCTCGGACGGATCGACCACCAAGTGAAAATCAGAGGATTCCGCATCGAGCTCGGCGAGATCGAATCGCGGATCGGAGAACATCCAAGCGTGCGCGAGACGGCCGTGCTGGTGCAAGAAGATCGGCTGGAAGACAAGCGGATCGTCACCTATGTGGTTCCCCATGTCGGTTCCGAACTGCAGCCGAACGACCTGCTCGCCTACACCAAAGCGCATCTGCCAAAATACATGGTTCCATCCGCCTTCGTGCTGCTTGACGCTCTGCCGCTCACGCACAACGGCAAGCTGGATCGGAACGCATTGCCAGAACCTGAAGTTCACCACGCGCATCGTTTGTACGTGTCGCCAAGAGACGCGATCGAACTAAAATTGAGCTTTATGCTTGGGGAATTGCTCAACCTGCAGCAGGTCGGAATCAGAGACAATTTCTTTGAGCTCGGTGGGCATTCGATCTTAGCAGTTCGCTTGTTGGCTGAGATCAAACAAGAATTCGGACAAAGCATTCCGCTCGTCGATCTTTATCAAAACAGCACGATCGAACATATCGCCGGGTTGCTTCGACAAGCGAGCTCGCTTCCCCAGATGTCATCTCTCGTTCCATTAAAAACAAAGGAAGAGGGCACCCCACTGTTCCTCGTGCATCCCGGAAGTGGAATCGTGCAGAACTACTTGCCATTAGCATCTGAGCTGAACTTCCCAGCGGTTTATGCACTCCAATCGAGGGGACTACACGATGACGAGGAACTACTGCTCACAATTGAAGACATGGCGGATCACTATCTCTCGGAGATTCGAGAAGTTCAGCCGCATGGACCATATCTGCTCGGAGGTTGGTCGCTTGGAGGAGTGATCGCGTTTGAAATGGCGAAGCGGTTGCAGAAAACAGGGGAGGAGGTCGCATTGCTTGCACTGTTTGATACACCTTCTCCACGTCGTGTTCTAGAAGAGATCGATGAAATGGACGACTTGGAGCTCCTGCTTTCGATGGCAGAGGAGATCGCGGGCCAACTCGGGATCGAGATGTCCGATTTTCGCAAGCAGGTTGAAAAAAGGGGAGCAGAGGAAGGGCTTGTCCAGCTTCACAGCATGGCTGTCGAAAAGCACTTGCTTCCACCAAATTTCAGCCTGACACAACTGATTCGTTACTTCGATGTGTATCGGGCAAACGTGAAAGCGCAAGGGAAGTACGCCTCCCCAGAAGAGAGTTGCGTACCTGCAATCGCTCTGTTTAAAGCGAAGGAGGAGGAGTCGACGATCTACAGCGATTCTGCTTATGGGTGGCACGTTTTTGCCAAGGAGGTCAAAGTCTACGAAATACCCGGTGGGCATCACTCGATGATGCAAGAGCCGAACATCAAGACGTTAGCAGAGCGTTTGCAACGAACGCTTGATGAAGCGTGTGCCGTTTCCTACCAAAAATAACCGCAAATGATGCCAAAGGGTGAGCAGGAGATCGACTTACTGTGCTTGCCCTGCGGCTCCCTTCGAGGAGGATAAGGATGCAAAACCGCGAGACCGATTATGAAAAGTACATCCGTACCACAGAGCTCTTGCAACTCCAAAAGGTGGAGGGAGAATTGTGCTGTGATGATGAGCTCACGTTTCAGACTGTTCATCAAATCTCAGAACTGCATTTTAAGCTAATTCTCCAACATCTTCGCCTTGCCAAGAGCGCATTGATTGTGGGAGAGAAGCGAACTGCCAGCCGTCAACTCCATCGAGCGAACATTCACCTGCTTCATTTGCCAACCGTCTTCAAAATCTTAGAGCAGATGGAGCCGACCCATTATCATACCATCCGTCTGGCGCTCGGGAGCGGGAGCGGGCAGGACTCACCCGGTTTTAATCAAATCTTGCAAGAAGGTCCGCAGCTGTGGGAGCCGTTTGATCAACTGCTGACGACTCATTTCATTTCGCTTTTGGAGATCCACCAACAACCGGATAAACATCGAGACTTCTTTGATCTCATTCAAGAGTTGATTAACTTTGATCAAAACTTCCAGAACTTCCGCTATCAACATTTCATGCTGGTCCGTCGCATGATCGGAATCCAGACCACGAGCTTGAAAGGAGTCCCTGCCAACCAATTGCAGCGCGGTGTTCGCCAAGAGTTTTTCCCGGAACTCTGGCAAGC from Tumebacillus algifaecis encodes the following:
- a CDS encoding tryptophan 2,3-dioxygenase family protein, producing the protein MQNRETDYEKYIRTTELLQLQKVEGELCCDDELTFQTVHQISELHFKLILQHLRLAKSALIVGEKRTASRQLHRANIHLLHLPTVFKILEQMEPTHYHTIRLALGSGSGQDSPGFNQILQEGPQLWEPFDQLLTTHFISLLEIHQQPDKHRDFFDLIQELINFDQNFQNFRYQHFMLVRRMIGIQTTSLKGVPANQLQRGVRQEFFPELWQAICDQTAAAGSSYSASTS